A segment of the Gemmatimonadota bacterium genome:
CCCTTGACGACCAGTCCGATTTCGGCCGACGGAGCGATGCCGGGGGCGAGCGCGGCGGTCCCCTGGTGGTCGCCCTGCTCCGAATACACGTCGTAAAGGACACTGCCGTCCGTCGAAGGGGTGCGAACCCACAAGTTCCCCTCGGGCGACTCGAAGATGCTCTCGACGGCGGGCTTGACCGTGGGAATCCGCGACCAGTCCCACTGGCGACTCACGCCCCGGTCCGCAAGCATTTGCCGAAAATCTCCGATCACCGAATCGCGCTCGGCTTCGGGCACCCGGACGGCGGGACGGCGGGTCTCGATCACGAGGGTCGTATCCCCGCCCGGCTCCACCCGGACGATGCGGTACTGGGGATCGCCGGCGCGAGCGGACCACACCGCGCCTCGCGAATCGATGAAGCTGGGGCCGTATGCCCGGTAAGGGATCGCTCGGTACATGAAGGAGCCGTCGTCGAATTCCTGGTAGAACGCATCGGGCGGATCCTCGGGATCGTAGTCCTCTTCGTCCGGATGATCGGCGAACAGCGGCAACGAGTCCGCCAACGTCATGGTCAGATCGTACACGCGAACCCAGGCCCGGTCCTGGTCCGGCCGGTGGATGCGACCTCCGCCCACCATCCGCCCGTTCCAGGCCCAGCCGCTGTACAAGGTGGCGAAATGGAACGCCTCGATGAAGCCATCCTCCGGATCGAAGACCGACATGCGGGCGCCCCGCGGATCCGGGACCCAGAGACGTCCGAGCGAGTCGAGCATGAGGCCGTTCGGATTAACGAATTCGCCAGGCCCCTGCCCCCTGCGGCCATGGGTCGCGACGTGGCCACCGTCGGGGTCGAAGACTCGCACTTCCCGATATTCCGAATCGAGGACGGCGAAGCCTCCTCCGTCAAAGGCCACGAGCCCTTTCAGGAAAGCGAAAGCGTCCGGTCCGGCGCCTTCGAGAGAGCCGACGCGGAGCTCCTCGGTCAGATCCCAGGTCGGGGAGATGTTCGCCGGAGGGAAATGCGTCACGTGGACCGTTCCGGATGCCGCCGTGTCGTGCCGGGTGATCCAGTCGCTCCGCGGATCCGGGTCGCCGCAACCGACCAGCGCCACCGTTGCCGCGACGAACAGGGTCACCCTTGGTTCCAAGTTCATGGTACACCTCTTACGAAAGTGGATACGTGTCGCCCCCGGACCGGAAGGGCTCCGAGGGGACTCCGGGCACCAGTGGTTCCTACAAGACCAACGTATACGCCAGGGGAGCGAGGAGCAAAGGGCTCGGCGGTCGGACTCTGCGGACGTGGATCGACTGTCGGCGGCGCGGTCACGATACCGATCAACTGCCAGGGCCTCTGTCGAGACCCGGCCGGCTTCCGGCGCGGGCTGTGCCGGGCACTCGGCTCGTTCTGAGGAAATTCACCTTTAGCGGTCGAGGTTGACTTCGCCGCTTCGAGACGCTCTCTTGACAAGGCAATGCATCCAAGATGGTCCCGGAAGACGTGACAGCGGAAGGGACGCCGCACCAACATGGGAGTCCGTTTTTGCCCTTCAGCCGCTTCAACCCACAGTTCAATCGCGAGGCCCTTTCCGGAGCTATCAGCGCGGAGGGTTTCCGGTATGTCTTCCCAAGTGGCGAGCTGGGAGGACGGCCCACCGACCTCGCCCGCGGTCGGGTTTGCTACGAGCGTGCCAAGAGAACGGAATCGTTCAGGCGAGGACTGATCCGTGTCGTCGATGGAGCCAGGAAGCACCGTATCGCCCTCATGTGCACGGAAAAGGAACCGCTCGACTGCCATCGCTCGCTCAAGGTCGCCGCTCAGGCTGCGGAGGAAGACCCCGGGTGGATCGGTGCACTGCGCCTCGACCCACTATGAAGAGACGAGATTTCCTAGCCGCTTCGTTGCTGGCGCCCCTCGCCACGGGCGGTCCGGCAACATCCGGAACTGCTGAGCACGACACCCCCCTCGTCGGACCTCCTTTCTCAAACCGCTCGCGCGCGCAGTCGGACCCCTACGCCCTCGTGCTGGGCACGGCGCAGGACGCCGGCGTGCCGCAGGTCGGCTGCTACACCGAACGATGCGAGCGCGGACGCGAGGCCCACCTCCGGGGCGAAGGCCGCTACGTAGCTTCGCTGGCGCTGGTCGAACCCGAGCGGGAGAGCTTCTACCTCGTCGACGCCACGCCCGACATTACCCGACAGACGGATCTCATTGTCGAACCCTCCTTCCGAGCCCGGGCCGCCGTGCGGAGACCATTCGACGGCATCTTCCTCACCCACGCCCACATCGGCCACTACCTGGGGCTGGCTCATCTCGGGAATGAAGGCATGGGCGTCAGCGAGGTTCCGGTCTACTGCACCGCCTCGATGGCCCGCTTTCTCGACACGAACGAGCCCTGGAGCCACATGATCGGGCAGGGCCGGATCGTCCCGACCGCTCTCGACACCGAAGTCTGGCATCGGATCGACGACTGGCTCGAGGTGAAGCTCTGGCAGGTTCCCCACCGCGACGAATTTTCCGACACCGCCGCCTTCCTCTTTCGCGGCCCGTCGGCCACCCTGCTCTACCTGCCGGACATTGACTCCTGGACGGCGTGGAGCTCCTGGGACGGCGTCAGGCGCGACGTGGCGGAAGCGGTGACCGAGGCGGACGTGGCGCTTCTCGACGCCTCGTTCTGGTCCGCCGACGAACTTCCAGGACGCGCGGTCGAGGATATCCCGCATCCGCTCGTGCTCGACTCCATGGACCGGCTCCAGGCGGTGGTGGATTCCGGTGCGGCGCAGGTCGTCTTCACCCACCTCAACAACTCCAACCCGGCCCTCGACGAAGACGGTCCCGAGCAGGCCGAGATCGTGCGGCGAGGGTTCGCAACGGCCCGCGAAGGCGACCGCTTCCCGCTCTAGCCGCCGCAGGCCCGCCGAAGTCCGACCGTTCGCGGCTCCTCGAACCCGATTGGGCGATCGGATTACGAAATCGGCGCCACCGCCCGTGCGTAGGCTTCCCGACCGCCCACCACGGGCAGTGTGAGCGACGTGTTCCCCAGATCGACGCTGAGCCGGGTCCCGGGGGACGGGTGCAGGGTGAAATCCCGGTCGCTCGAGAAGATCATGAGGCCGATGCGCTGGCCTGCGGGGATCACCTGGTCGTCGGGTTGCAGGTCGAACTCGAGATCCACGAACTCGCCCGGAACGAGCGGCTCGCCGGTCCTGATCGACTCCGCGTTCTGCGGATCGGCCCAGCCCCGAGTGATAATCCTGTCGTTGATCGAGCCCTCCGCGTTCCAGGGCAGCGAGACGAGCCAGACCGAAAGGTTGGCCGCCGGGCGGTCGGCCGCGACCCTGACGCGCACCCTAGCGACGCCGGAGAGGTGCAGGTCGCGATTCAGCTCGGGGCCGGAGTAGAGGAGACGCTCTTCGGCCGCCTCCGCAGAGGCCAGATCGGCGCCGGAAAGCGAGACGTCGTCGATCAGCGACTCCGGCTCCCTGTCAGGTGCGGGAGCTAGCGCCAGCGATCCGACTCCGTTGCCCGGTCCGACCGGATGGAGCGCGACCCCCTCCGACTCGGGATGAGGATAGTCTTCGTAAGGCGTCGGGCTCAGGCGATCGTCACCCTCGCGGGTGATCCAGGCTCCGGGGTCGTTCTCCACCCCGTTCTCGACATCGTGGAGGTAACGGGTGAACCAGCGGTTCATGAGCTCCAGCGGAGGAGGCCCGCCGTGTCCGCCCTGATGGTAATAGACCTGAACGGGAACATCGCGCTCCTTGAGCGCCTGCGAGATGCGGAAGCTGTGCTCGGGCATGACGTTCCAGTCGTTGAAAGCGTGCGCCATGAGAGTGGCGGCTTCGATGCCGTCCACCTGGGTCAGATAGTCGCGCCCCTCCCAGAAGTCGTTGTAGTCCCCGGTGGTGCGATCCAGCCGGACCCTCATGAGCTCGTCGCGCACGGTGCGGTTGCAGTATTCGCGTCGGTGTTCGGGTCCGCTGTTGATGAAATCGTAGAGCACGTCGATGTCCTCGCCCGGGTAGCCTCCCGGCGAGCGGACCAGGCCGTTGGAGCGGTAGTAGTGGTAGTAGGAAGTGTTGGGGGCGATGGGTATGATGGCTTCGAGGCCCTCGACCCCGGTCGTCGCGGCGGCGATGGGAAGAGTGCCGTTGTAGGATGTCCCGATCATGCCGACCTTTCCCGTGGCCCATTCGGCGCGGACTTCTTCGCCCCCGATCGGTGCGCTGAAACCCTGGGCGCGTCCGTTCAGCCAGTCGATCACCGCCTTGGGAGCTAGCGACTCGTTGACGCCCCCCACGGTAGGACATCCCTGCGACTGGCCCGTCCCCGGCGACTGGGAGTGAACCACCGCGAAGCCTCTCGGCACCCAGGTCCGGACGTGCGAGTTGGAGATGATCGGCTGTTCCACCCGGTGCGGTATCGGAGGCATCGGCGGACGTCGGGGCGGCGGTGCGCCCACCTCGTGCTCCAGGTCCCAGAAGTACTCGAAGTCGATGCCGGCGGTGCCGGAGTAGTAGGGGCTGGTCTCGTAGACGACCGGCACGCGCAGGCCTTTCTCGGTCTGCCCGGGCCGGGTCACCGCAACGTGCATCCGGTCGGGACTTCCGTCGCCGTCGGAATCGAACTCGGTCTCCACCCAGAGGTGCTCCCTTATCCAGGATTCCGGGTCGGTGAACTCGGGCACGGTCTGGGCCTGGCCGTCGCGGAACACCGGCCCGCCCTGCCCTGCAGAGAGCTGCGGGTGAAGCCCGATCGCGGCCGGCAATGCGAGAAGAATCAGAAGACGGAGGGTCGGCGGGGCGACCCCGACCGAACGAGGGCAAGGTATCATGAGTGTTCCTGGGGATGGCCCACGGAGACGGAGTAGACGAACCAGGTGGCTATCGCGACGCCGTTTCTCATCGCGGGATGAAATGCCCAATCGGCCGCCTCCTCGATGACCCTGCGGTTGAAGTCGCGGTCGTCCGTGGGAGGGTTCAGGCGCGTCGAGTCGGCGACCACCTTCCCTTCGTCGTCGACCCAGACGAGCACCTCGATCTTGAAGTGGCCGCCGTCGAAATGCGGCAGCAGAAACGCCTGGTAGGGCCGCGGACCGGTGAAGCCGTTGTCGCCCTCCAAGGCATCGCCGCCGGCCCCTTGGCCTTCGCCGTCTTCGAGACCCGGCCCTTCCGAGCCTCCGTCGCCGTCACCCGGATCGGGCGGGGGCTCGAGCGGCGTGTCCTCGACGAGATCGACCGGATCGAACTGCTCTTCCAGCGTCACGACGGGCTTGGCGACCGCTGGAACCGCAGGCGGCGGGACGCTCAGGGTCATCGCCTGCATGGAGCCCTTGGCGGCTCGGAAGTCGCCGCGTTGAGGACCGGCCGCCACGCCCGGCGACAGATCGAGCGGCACGCGACCCAGACTCCAGAAGAAGAGCAGGTGCAAGAGAACCGACACCAGCAAGGCGATCCGCCCTCTGTTGCGTTCGGCCCGCTGTCTCTCGCTTCGCCGACTTCCGTTGCTGCGATCGCTTACCACGGCTCTCCTTGACCAGATCTTCAACCCGTAAGTCCGTTATTACGCCGAAGGGCGTCGAGAGTGTCTCCGGCGGCGTCGCAGCATCCGGGGAAAGGGATGTTCGGCCGGGGCCGCTATCTTTCCGTGACCATGCGATCCCCAGCCCCGCAACCCGCGACCGCAGAGCAAGAGGCGTTGACCTTCGGCGCGCGCCTGCGGGCCTTCTATGAGCTGACCAAGCCCGGTATCGCCTTCTACGTGATGCTCACGGCCGGGTCGAGCGCCTACCTGGGCGGCCTCGGCTCGCCCGACCTGACCTTCATCCTCGGGGTGATGGCCGGGGTGGGGCTGGCATCGGCGGGCGCGCTGGCGCTGAACCAGTACATTGAACGGCAGGCGGATGCGGTCATGCGACGCACCCGGACCCGCCCGATCCCGACCGGTCGCGTGAGACCGCGCGAGGGGGCGATCTTCGGCCTCGCGCTCCTCGTTGCCGGGCTCGTTTGGCTGCTGCTCTGGGCCGGGCCGCTGCCCGCGTCGCTCACGGCGGCGAGCGCCGCCATCTATCACGGCGTCTACCGACCGCTGAAGTCCCATTCCTATCTTGCGACCTTCGCCGGCTCGGTGCCGGGCGCCCTTCCCATGCTGATCGGCTGGACCGCTTCCACCGCCTCATTCGACTTCCCAGGGGGATCGCTCTTCGCCATCGGCTACCTCTGGCAGCTCCCGCACGTTCTCGGTCTGGCGTGGATGCTCCGAGAGGACTATTCTCGGGTCGGGTTCCGGCTCATTCCGCAGGGGGGCGCCAGAACCATAGGAGTTCACATGATCGTCGCCACCGCTCTGCTGATTCCCGTCTCGCTGCTTCCCTTCTTCGCCGGCGTCACCGGCGGCGTCTATGCCGCGGCTGCGGTCGTCCTGGGCTGCCTCTTCCTTCTGCGGGCGTCCCGAGCCGGAGCGAGGCTTACCACGGGGGGGGCGCGCAAGGTCTTCCGGACCTCTCTTCTCTACCACCCTCTTCTGCTCCTCTTCATGGTCCTCGACGCCGCACCCGCACCTGCGGAAGCCTCGGCGCTCTCTCAGGAAGCCCGTCCGCGAGCGCGAGAGATCGGACTCGTGGTGGGCGTGCTGGAGCCGGGCGCATACAACGCGATAACCGATGTGGCCGGGGTCCGGGTCGGGCACTCCACCCTAGCCGACGGCGAGCGCTTCAACACCGGCGTCACCGCGATCATTCCGCACGGCGGCAACCCGTTCGAAAGCCGGGTTCCTGCTGCGATCCATGTCGGAAACGGCTTCGGCAAGCTGCTGGGCGTCACTCAGGTGCGGGAGCTGGGCGAGCTCGAAACGCCGATCCTCCTGACCTGCACACTATGCGTCTGGAGGGTTGCCGACGCCATGGTGGAGTGGATGCTCGGGCAGGCGGGGATGGAGGACGTTCGCTCGATCAACCCGGTGGTCGGCGAGACCAACGACGGCGGCCTGAACGACATCCGCGAACGTCCCGTAACCCCCGAGATGGTGGTGGAGGCGCTGGAGACGGCCTCCGGAGGCGCGGTCGAGGAGGGGGCCGTCGGAGCGGGTGCGGGGACGGTGGCCTTCGGGTGGAAGGGAGGGATCGGCACGAGCAGCCGCGTTCTGCCCGAGTCGCTGGGCGGATACGCGGTCGGCGCGCTGGTCCAGAGCAACTACGGGGGCGTGCTCTCCATGAACGGCGCTCCGGTGGGGATCGAGACGGGACGCTACTCGTTCTCGCGAGCGATCGGCTCGTCGACTCCCGGCGAAGATGCCGACCGGGCCGACAACGAGGGCGAGAACCCGCCCGACCGTTCGAAGGATGCCGGCGGCGCTTCCGCAGTCGAGGCCGGCGACGGCCCGGGCGACGGCTCCGTCATGATCGTCGTCGCCACCGACGCACCGCTCTCGGACCGCAATCTCGAACGTCTCGCCCGCAGGGCCGTCATGGGGCTCGCGCGCACCGGATCGTTCGCGAGCAACGGCTCCGGCGACTACGTGATCGCCTTCTCGACCGCGGAAGAGGTGCGCCGCCTGGCCCAGGCAGGGGTGCGCGAGGTCGCGGAGCTCGGCAACGGTGCGACCGGCGCGCTCTTCATGGCCGCCGTGGAGGCGACCGAGGAAGCCATCTACAACTCGTTGCTGAAGGCGAGAACGACGAGCACCGACACACGAACGGTGGAAGCGCTCCCGTTGGACGAGACGATCGCGATCCTTCGCCGATACGGTGCGCTCGGAGGGGAGCGCTGAGGAGTCCTGACCTAGAACGGACCGCCCGCAGTTCAGGCGTGATGGAAATCGTCCGCTTCGAAGCGGGTCAGGCCGTCCACCGTGTTCAGGAGCGTGATCTTCGCAAGCTCGTCGAGTTTCTTGGAGATGTCGGGACCCAGCAGCCGACCAAGGAAATGGAGCGGGTAGTCGAGATCGATGTCGAAGAGCGGCTCGGGAGAGCGGCACAGGTGCTCAAGCAATCTCATCACCAGGTAGGAATCGTCGAGAAGTCCGGCGAGCCCCTGGGTCATTTCCGGGATGAGGTCCACGGGGTGGAGGTAGTAGGCCTCCGCCGTGGAGAGGACGGGCGCGACCAGATCCGCGATCCCTTTCGTGTCGGCCTCGCTTCTAGCGTGCAGAATGATGAGCGGAACGGACTCGATGATCTCCCAGGCCAACTCGGCGGCCTCGCTGGCCTCCGACTCGGTCGCCTTCTCGCCCAGAGCCTCTGCGACGAAGCTGCGAAGTCCCGCCATTCCGTCGCGCGCCCGGGCGCTGGCCAACACCGCGAGCACGTCGGTGATGCTACCTTCCACCGGAGGCGGTTGGGGAGTCGGCTGCTGATCGGGGGTGAAGCGAGCCAAGGCGTGGATGGCTGGAGGAGGAACCGCAAAGTGAGGAAGTCGCATGCCAAGTCCGTCGTGACCCGGCCTGTCATCAGAATGGCCCCGCACACCCTTGAGCGCAAGCCCCGACCGGTTTTCGGTTTCGGTGCCGGACGCTCGTCGCGCCCGTCGCGCCTTGCGCCTGCGGCGTTTCGTCGCTCTCGACGCTCGAGCGGTTTTCCTCACGGACCGCTGGCGGCGTGGACCCTCCTCCTCGCCGGCGTCGCCACGGCGCCGCCCGAGGTCGCGGCCGTCCAGGGAGGCGATGGCGGAGCCGACGAGGACGCCCCCGAGCAGGCGGTAGCACCTTGGCTCTATGGTCTCGAATTCGGATTGAACGGCGCGGCGGGCAACGCCTCCTTCCTCACCCTGATCAGCGGATTCGAGATCACCAGACCCAAAGAGAACCGTTACCA
Coding sequences within it:
- a CDS encoding Xaa-Pro dipeptidyl-peptidase, which translates into the protein MIPCPRSVGVAPPTLRLLILLALPAAIGLHPQLSAGQGGPVFRDGQAQTVPEFTDPESWIREHLWVETEFDSDGDGSPDRMHVAVTRPGQTEKGLRVPVVYETSPYYSGTAGIDFEYFWDLEHEVGAPPPRRPPMPPIPHRVEQPIISNSHVRTWVPRGFAVVHSQSPGTGQSQGCPTVGGVNESLAPKAVIDWLNGRAQGFSAPIGGEEVRAEWATGKVGMIGTSYNGTLPIAAATTGVEGLEAIIPIAPNTSYYHYYRSNGLVRSPGGYPGEDIDVLYDFINSGPEHRREYCNRTVRDELMRVRLDRTTGDYNDFWEGRDYLTQVDGIEAATLMAHAFNDWNVMPEHSFRISQALKERDVPVQVYYHQGGHGGPPPLELMNRWFTRYLHDVENGVENDPGAWITREGDDRLSPTPYEDYPHPESEGVALHPVGPGNGVGSLALAPAPDREPESLIDDVSLSGADLASAEAAEERLLYSGPELNRDLHLSGVARVRVRVAADRPAANLSVWLVSLPWNAEGSINDRIITRGWADPQNAESIRTGEPLVPGEFVDLEFDLQPDDQVIPAGQRIGLMIFSSDRDFTLHPSPGTRLSVDLGNTSLTLPVVGGREAYARAVAPIS
- a CDS encoding DUF1232 domain-containing protein; amino-acid sequence: MARFTPDQQPTPQPPPVEGSITDVLAVLASARARDGMAGLRSFVAEALGEKATESEASEAAELAWEIIESVPLIILHARSEADTKGIADLVAPVLSTAEAYYLHPVDLIPEMTQGLAGLLDDSYLVMRLLEHLCRSPEPLFDIDLDYPLHFLGRLLGPDISKKLDELAKITLLNTVDGLTRFEADDFHHA
- the cyoE gene encoding heme o synthase — translated: MTFGARLRAFYELTKPGIAFYVMLTAGSSAYLGGLGSPDLTFILGVMAGVGLASAGALALNQYIERQADAVMRRTRTRPIPTGRVRPREGAIFGLALLVAGLVWLLLWAGPLPASLTAASAAIYHGVYRPLKSHSYLATFAGSVPGALPMLIGWTASTASFDFPGGSLFAIGYLWQLPHVLGLAWMLREDYSRVGFRLIPQGGARTIGVHMIVATALLIPVSLLPFFAGVTGGVYAAAAVVLGCLFLLRASRAGARLTTGGARKVFRTSLLYHPLLLLFMVLDAAPAPAEASALSQEARPRAREIGLVVGVLEPGAYNAITDVAGVRVGHSTLADGERFNTGVTAIIPHGGNPFESRVPAAIHVGNGFGKLLGVTQVRELGELETPILLTCTLCVWRVADAMVEWMLGQAGMEDVRSINPVVGETNDGGLNDIRERPVTPEMVVEALETASGGAVEEGAVGAGAGTVAFGWKGGIGTSSRVLPESLGGYAVGALVQSNYGGVLSMNGAPVGIETGRYSFSRAIGSSTPGEDADRADNEGENPPDRSKDAGGASAVEAGDGPGDGSVMIVVATDAPLSDRNLERLARRAVMGLARTGSFASNGSGDYVIAFSTAEEVRRLAQAGVREVAELGNGATGALFMAAVEATEEAIYNSLLKARTTSTDTRTVEALPLDETIAILRRYGALGGER
- a CDS encoding DUF488 domain-containing protein, producing MPFSRFNPQFNREALSGAISAEGFRYVFPSGELGGRPTDLARGRVCYERAKRTESFRRGLIRVVDGARKHRIALMCTEKEPLDCHRSLKVAAQAAEEDPGWIGALRLDPL